A genomic region of Fusarium falciforme chromosome 4, complete sequence contains the following coding sequences:
- a CDS encoding Cytochrome b5 heme-binding domain-containing protein produces MEEESTLRHRKPHHEEPKPEQDQEETSESESENEEGKTRSSKEIDEEDPWDGYTPYVDVLRVITFLLLASCGLSYVISGGKSWFWGMKNKPDYLTVKYYKELITGPPPPIYLTLDELKLYDGTDPDRPLLLAINGTIYDVSNGRRMYGPGGSYHYFAATDAARGFVTGCFAEDRTADLRGMEEAFLPLDDPETDAHWTPEELAALKEKELAEAKEHAHKALLHWVNFFANSKKYSKYGYVRREDDWLEKEEPKVLCDQVQATRKKRKIPGKEED; encoded by the exons atggaagaagagTCGACTTTGCGCCACCGAAAGCCTCACCACGAGGAGCCCAAGCCTGAGCAAGACCAGGAGGAGACGTCCGAGTCTGAGTCTGAGaacgaggagggcaagaccaGATCTTCCAAAGAGATTGATGAGGAAGACCCTTGGGATGGCTACACTCCCTACGTCGACGTCCTCCGCGTCATAACCTTCTTGCTGCTCGCATCATGCGGCCTCAGCTACGTCATCAGCGGAGGCAAGAGCTGGTTCTGGGGCATGAAGAACAAGCCCGACTACTTGACTGTCAAGTATTACAAGGAGCTTATCACCGGACCA CCGCCGCCCATTTACCTGACCCTTGACGAACTCAAGCTCTACGACGGAACCGACCCCGATAgacccctcctcctcgccatcaaCGGCACCATCTACGACGTCTCCAACGGCCGCCGCATGTACGGACCCGGCGGTTCATACCACTACTTTGCCGCCACCGACGCTGCTCGCGGTTTCGTCACGGGCTGCTTCGCCGAGGACCGCACCGCCGACCTACGCGGCATGGAGGAGGCCTTCCTACCCCTCGATGACCCTGAGACGGACGCCCACTGGACCCCTGAGGAGCTCGCCGCcctcaaggaaaaggagctggccgaggccaaggaacACGCCCACAAGGCCCTGCTCCACTGGGTCAACTTCTTTGCCAATAGCAAGAAGTACTCCAAGTACGGCTACGTCCGCAGAGAGGACGACTGgctcgagaaggaagagCCCAAGGTTCTATGCGACCAGGTGCAGGCCaccaggaagaagagaaagattcccggcaaggaggaggattAG
- a CDS encoding 40S ribosomal protein S25, producing MAPAAGGKKQKKKWSKGKVKDKAQHAVILDKTTSEKLYKDVQSYRLVTVATLVDRMKINGSLARQCLADLEEKGMIKPVITHSKMKIYTRAVGGSD from the exons ATG GCCCCCGCTGCCGGTggaaagaagcaaaagaagaagTG gtccaagggcaaggtcaaggacaaggcccAGCACgccgtcatcctcgacaagaCCACTTCCGAGAAGCTCTACAAGGATGTCCAGTCCTACCGCCTGGTCACCGTCGCCACCCTCGTCGACCGAATGAAGATCAACGGTTCGCTGGCCCGACAGTGCCTCGCCgacctcgaggagaagggcatGATCAAGCCCGTCATCACTCACAGCAAGATGAAGATCTACA CCCGTGCCGTCGGTGGTTCTGACTAA
- a CDS encoding Queuosine salvage protein — MSDDEVDTELLELLRQHLQGKVTIEEEPETGVLESAEYVYDSCIDVAVDMRASKKAAETIYQQMQQKSYSTATWSEHELHPKAKDESTVNFIFTMDLLNFSFWSELPEDERFAIEYRGKRWTGYWSLVAALQRALDEGIPITDPFYWQNEDECTLESLKHVFRSCTEEEIPLLQERLDCLREAGQVLDQNYGGSIPELIYAADGSAARLVNLLAQDFDCFRDEHRFEDGKMIRLMKRAQILVADLWACFNGESYGEFRDIDKITMFADYRIPQILMTLGALYCCPAIAAAITDKKMIESGCSWELQIRACSIWCVELIRREILRQHPDAHVNAILIDFFLYDSMKELEAAGKEPIPHHRTRSIWY, encoded by the exons ATGtccgacgacgaggttgacactgagctcctcgagctcctgcGCCAACACCTTCAAGGCAAGGTGACAATCGAGGAAGAGCCCGAGACTGGCGTCCTTGAGAGCGCCGAGTACGTCTACGACTCTTGCATAGATGTTGCTGTCGATATGCGCGCCTCAAAGAAGGCCGCCGAGACCATATACCAGCAGATGCAGCAGAAGAGCTACTCAACTGCAACCTGGTCCGAGCATGAACTCcatcccaaggccaaggacgagAGCACCGTCAACTTTATCTTTACCATGGATCTGCTAAACTTTTCTTTCTGGTCTGAGCTACCTGAAGATGAGAGGTTTGCAATTGAGTATCGCGGCAAGAGGTGGACTGGGTACTGGAGTCTGGTTGCAGCGCTACAAAGGGCTCTTGATGAAG GTATCCCCATAACGGACCCTTTCTATTGGCAAAACGAGGACGAGTGTACTCTTGAATCTCTCAAGCACGTCTTTAGGTCGTGCACAGAAGAGGAGATCCCCCTCCTTCAGGAGCGCCTGGACTGTCTTCGAGAGGCCGGTCAAGTTCTTGATCAG AATTATGGTGGCTCCATTCCAGAGCTCATCTACGCTGCCGATGGTTCCGCAGCACGTCTCGTCAATCTTCTGGCCCAAGACTTTGACTGTTTCCGTGACGAGCACCGCTTCGAGGATGGCAAGATGATTCGCCTCATGAAACGGGCTCAGATTCTCGTCGCCGATCTATGGGCCTGCTTCAACGGCGAGTCCTACGGCGAGTTCCGCGACATTGACAAGATCACTATGTTTGCCGACTACCGCATCCCTCAGATCCTCATGACGCTGGGCGCGCTGTATTGCTGTCCTGCGATTGCTGCCGCCATCACGGATAAGAAGATGATAGAGAGCGGGTGCTCCTGGGAGTTGCAAATCCGGG CATGCAGTATCTGGTGTGTCGAGTTGATTCGACGAGAGATTCTACGCCAACACCCAGACGCCCACGTCAACGCCATCCTGATAGACTTTTTCCTCTATGACAGCATGAAGGAATTAGAAGCTGCCGGCAAGGAACCTATTCCCCATCATCGGACAAGGAGTATATGGTACTAG
- a CDS encoding ADP/ATP translocase, with protein MSEQPQKVLGMPPFVADFLMGGVSAAVSKTAAAPIERVKLLIQNQDEMLKTGRLDRKYNGIGDCFKRTMADEGVMSLWRGNTANVIRYFPTQALNFAFRDKFKKMFGYKKDKDGYALWMAGNLASGGAAGATSLLFVYSLDYARTRLANDAKNAKSGGDRQFNGLVDVYKKTLASDGIAGLYRGFMPSVAGIVVYRGLYFGMYDSIKPVVLTGPLANNFLASFALGWIVTTGAGIASYPLDTIRRRMMMTSGEAVKYKNTLDAARQIVAKEGVKSLFKGAGANILRGVAGAGVLSIYDQLQVLLFGKAFK; from the exons ATGTCTGAGCAGCCGCAGAAGGTTTTGGGCATGCCG CCCTTCGTGGCCGACTTCCTGA TGGGTGGTGTTTCCGCCGCCGTCTCGAAGACCGCCGCCGCTCCCATCGAGCGTGTCAAGCTTCTTATCCAGAACCAG GATGAGATGCTCAAGACCGGTCGTCTCGACCGCAAGTACAACGGCATTGGTGACTGCTTCAAGCGCACCATGGCCGATGAGGGTGTCATGTCCCTCTGGCGAGGCAACACTGCCAACGTCATCCGATACTTCCCTACCCAGGCCCTGAACTTCGCTTTCCGCGACAAGTTCAAGAAGATGTTCGGctacaagaaggacaaggatggCTACGCCCTCTGGATGGCTGGTAACCTGGCCTCCGGtggtgctgctggtgccacctctcttctcttcgtcTACTCCCTGGACTACGCCCGTACTCGTCTTGCCAACGATGCCAAGAACGCCAAGTCCGGTGGTGACCGTCAGTTCAACGGTCTCGTCGACGTCTACAAGAAGACCCTCGCCTCTGACGGTATTGCCGGTCTCTACCGTGGTTTCATGCCCTCCGTTGCTGGTATCGTCGTCTACCGTGGTCTGTACTTCGGAATGTACGACTCCATCAAGCCCGTCGTCCTCACCGGTCCCCTTGCCAACAACTTCCTTGCCTCTTTCGCTCTTGGTTGGATCGTCACCACCGGTGCCGGTATCGCCTCTTACCCTCTTGACACTATCCGACGACGCATGATGATGACCTCTGGTGAGGCCGTCAAGTACAAGAACACTCTTGATGCTGCCCGCCAGATCGTCGCCAAGGAGGGTGTCAAGTCCCTCTTCAAGGGTGCTGGTGCCAACATCCTCCGTGGTGTCGCCGGTGCTGGTGTCCTGTCCATCTACGATCAGCTCCaggtcctcctcttcggcaaGGCCTTCAAGTAA
- a CDS encoding Glucosamine 6-phosphate N-acetyltransferase — translation MATPFISLLEPGKVEEFQRGLPLDQQPNTIPQTFLDAMEVRQSVFVQEQKVPAENEFDSDDNRSCHWVIYASVKKTEEPEILDKAGKILQNRKSSTRSTPIGTIRLVPFPHDPHPQDGGRYIDGRLQDNDGEQNHMVLTGGVGRPPYIIERETTFHDGQEPYVKLGRLAVIKEFRGHRIAGQVVNAALSWIKSNPSYFDPSIKEVGMKQLGAASDKEIPTWKGLVCVHAQKQVVDVWKKWGFELDEGMGTWWEEGIPHVGMFRRLDIA, via the coding sequence ATGGCTACACCTTTCATCTCCTTGCTCGAGCCTGGCAAGGTCGAAGAGTTTCAACGCGGGCTCCCTTTGGACCAGCAACCAAATACCATCCCTCAAACCTTCCTCGACGCCATGGAGGTCCGGCAAAGCGTCTTTGTCCAAGAGCAAAAGGTCCCGGCTGAGAATGAATTCGACTCTGACGACAACCGATCATGCCACTGGGTCATCTACGCCAGCGTCAAGAAGACGGAGGAGCCTGAGATCCTAGACAAGGCAGGCAAAATATTGCAGAACCGGAAGAGCTCGACCCGCTCAACACCCATTGGAACCATACGACTCGTTCCCTTCCCTCACGATCCGCACCCTCAGGATGGCGGCAGATACATCGATGGGAGGCTGCAGGACAATGATGGGGAACAGAACCACATGGTCTTGACGGGAGGCGTCGGAAGACCACCCTACATCATCGAACGAGAAACCACCTTTCATGATGGCCAGGAGCCATACGTGAAATTGGGACGCTTGGCAGTCATCAAGGAGTTCCGAGGCCACCGTATCGCTGGGCAGGTTGTCAATGCGGCACTCTCCTGGATCAAGTCGAATCCCTCCTACTTTGACCCCAGCATCAAGGAGGTCGGCATGAAGCAACTGGGGGCTGCCAGTGACAAGGAGATCCCCACATGGAAAGGCTTGGTGTGTGTCCACGCCCAGAAGCAGGTCGTGGATGTCTGGAAGAAATGGGGCTTCGAGCTGGATGAGGGTATGGGCACATGGTGGGAGGAGGGTATACCCCATGTCGGCATGTTTCGGCGATTGGACATTGCATAG
- a CDS encoding ubiquitin-activating enzyme E1-like protein, which translates to MTMDATSAPQVSAAAPAPGPTSATQQQQQPPQTQPQQQPAAASTTTSVPQRRPPVMSRDRYNHQSLGASLNTSVKQARVLMVGAGGIGCELLKNLVLTGFGEIHIVDLDTIDLSNLNRQFLFRHEHIKKSKALVAKEAAQRFNPNVKIVAHHGNIKDDEFTVAWFRQFRIAFNALDNLEARRHVNKMCLAADVPLIESGTTGFNGQVQVIKKGVTACYDCTPKEAPKSFPVCTIRSTPSQPIHCIVWGKSYLLNEIFGTSEDQAAFDHSTDADNAKEIEELKKESEALKKIRDAVGTPEFSQMLFDKVFNADIERLRSVEGMWSSRRAPEALKYEAVLAQAGDAIANKDTILNDDQRIWSLEESLVVFNDSLDRLSKRILELKKNKSPEDSDPIITFDKDDIDTLDFVAASANIRSTIFGIDRKSRFDTKQMAGNIIPAIATTNAIVAGLCVLQSFKVLKGEYAQSKEVFLTPFAPARLLAPDRSREPNPECPVCSVYFTSVVVDLSRATLKDIVDDIVKAKLGYEGKEFVVNNDVGTLVECFEDGDDENLPKKLSDLGIKKDSFLTVIDQDDDDTFVNVVINIQEGTFEADKKPVEATFTEKPQIPRKPKKAQPAEANGNGELNGKAVSVEPKGVKRPLAEDSGQPLKKAKLVESGPEVVDVEETGGAIVIDD; encoded by the exons atgacgatggatgcGACGAGTGCGCCTCAAGTTTCGGCTgcggctccagctccaggccCGACTTCTGCGacgcaacaacagcaacaacctcCGCAAACACAACCCCAACAACAACCCGCTGCCGCTTCTACGACTACCAGCGTGCCTCAAAGGCGACCACCCGTCATGTCGCGCGACAGATACAATCACCAGTCGCTCGGCGCGTCTCTGAATACCTCTGTGAAACAG GCTCGCGTGCTCATGGTGGGAGCTGGTGGCATCGGCTGCGAGCTACTCAAGAACCTTGTGCTTACCGGCTTCGGCGAAATTCACATCGTCGACCTTGACACCATCGACCTCTCCAACCTGAACCGGCAATTCCTCTTCCGCCACGAGCACATCAAGAAGTCCAAGGCCCTG GTCGCCAAAGAGGCTGCGCAACGATTCAACCCCAACGTCAAGATTGTCGCCCACCATGGAAACATCAAGGATGACGAGTTTACTGTCGCATGGTTCCGTCAATTTCGCATTGCCTTCAATGCTCTGGACAACCTTGAGGCTCGGAGACATGTGAACAAGATGTGCTTGGCTGCCGATGTCCCTCTCATTGAGAGTGGCACCACCGGTTTCAATGGCCAGGTTCAAGTCATCAAGAAGGGCGTTACTGCGTGCTACGACTGCACACCCAAGGAAGCACCCAAGTCCTTCCCCGTGTGCACCATCCGGAGCACTCCTAGTCAACCCATTCACTGCATCGTTTGGGGGAAGAGCTATCTTCTCAA CGAAATATTCGGTACCAGCGAAGATCAAGCAGCTTTTGATCACTCAACAGACGCCGATAATG CAAAGGAGATCGAggagttgaagaaggagtCGGAGGCTCTCAAGAAGATCCGAGATGCTGTGGGCACTCCTGAGTTTTCCCAGATGCTGTTCGACAAGGTTTTCAACGCGGACATTGAACGACTACGCTCTGTCGAGGGTATGTGGAGCTCACGACGAGCCCCCGAGGCTCTCAAGTACGAGGCCGTCCTCGCCCAAGCTGGtgacgccatcgccaacaaggACACCATTCTCAACGATGACCAGCGAATTTGGTCTCTGGAGGAAAGTCTTGTGGTTTTCAACGACAGTCTTGATCGGCTAAGCAAGCGAATCctggagctcaagaagaacaagtcCCCTGAGGATTCCGACCCCATCATCACGTTCGACAAGGATGACATTGACACTCTCGACTTTGTCGCCGCAAGCGCCAACATTCGATCAACAATTTTCGGAATCGATAGGAAATCTCGGTTCGACACTAAGCAGATGGCTGGCAACATTATCCCTGCAATTGCGACAACAAATGCAATTGTCGCTGGACTTTGCGTCCTCCAATCCTTCAAGGTCTTGAAGGGAGAATATGCGCAGTCCAAGGAGGTCTTCCTGACACCATTTGCACCAGCTCGTCTGTTGGCCCCTGACAGGTCCCGAGAGCCGAACCCTGAGTGTCCAGTGTGTAGCGTGTACTTTACCAGCGTTGTCGTGGATCTTTCTCGGGCGACGCTCAAGGACATTGTCGACGACattgtcaaggccaagctagGCTACGAGGGCAAGGAGTTTGTTGTCAACAACGACGTGGGGACTTTGGTGGAGTGCTTCGAAGATGGTGACGACGAGAATCTTCCAAAGAAGCTGAGCGATCTTG GTATAAAAAAGGATAGCTTCTTGACTGTGATTGAccaggacgacgacgacacgtTTGTGAATGTGGTGATCAACATTCAAGAAGG GACCTTTGAGGCGGACAAGAAGCCCGTCGAGGCCACGTTTACGGAGAAACCCCAAATCCCGCGAAAACCCAAGAAGGCCCAGCCCGCTGAGGCGAATGGGAACGGCGAGCTTAATGGAAAAGCCGTGTCAGTTGAACCCAAGGGCGTCAAGCGTCCGCTTGCTGAGGACAGTGGCCAGCCCTTGAAAAAGGCCAAGCTCGTCGAATCAGGGCCCGAGGTAGTGGACGTGGAAGAAACCGGCGGCGCGATCGTCATCGACGACTGA